One window of the Deinococcus budaensis genome contains the following:
- a CDS encoding SIR2 family protein: MSTLAVEGLEFRQVAPLLAALYRDGLLTPFVGSGMSLGAPGQPACTSWRTFLVRLAGGAGLRDLPAAFEDPARSPTPEQCYRLADKVTMMLRAHPRQARDEVFRRALKETPEFIPPTPQLRALTRLDWPLVLSTNYDDLYWAARQDTLRAETHPPEPLAVLGRSLSDCHRVLRSLSEPSRPVLWALQGYLGGQCAPPEASVPSDARRRTLALEVVAGHQQYQRAIHAVPHFRRAFGEVFRRRSLLFLGSGLLENYLVDLFSEILYHQGPGQMPHFALLRRGGAPDLYDPAFLQTRLGVVPVFYDGHDEVPAFLERLAHDVRWTRGPPPPADFAQVEEISYTLQPPPSDHPVRLVLRRGQVSAAQVNWAAGDALVLSAGRSAGRPVPGSGAQALGALAPCPGVSLPLEPRRWAASAAGSQAFQYGGAALFAVVARTSHEGRNDRDLSVIAPAVCSALHAVERTGQYRRVHVLPVAAGRSAHWNPIHPFAQVLRGVRTFVTQAPARTLREIVLYIDHPGVWQPLMAGKLPVSALLSSDIGQYTVDLRDAAGESEVLSVTSPDATSTVARLLALCGLANPGDWELQLDPPLAAALTVTADTVVVPTMTVLLRPRPRPA; this comes from the coding sequence ATGTCCACCCTGGCGGTGGAGGGCCTGGAATTCCGGCAGGTCGCCCCCCTGCTGGCCGCGCTGTACCGCGACGGGCTGCTCACCCCGTTCGTGGGGTCGGGCATGAGCCTGGGCGCGCCGGGGCAGCCCGCCTGCACAAGCTGGCGGACCTTCCTCGTGCGGCTGGCGGGGGGCGCGGGCCTGAGGGACCTGCCCGCCGCTTTCGAGGACCCCGCCCGCTCCCCCACCCCCGAACAGTGTTACCGCCTGGCGGACAAGGTCACGATGATGCTGCGCGCCCACCCGCGCCAGGCCCGCGACGAGGTGTTCCGGCGGGCGCTGAAGGAGACGCCGGAGTTCATCCCGCCCACGCCGCAGCTGCGCGCCCTCACGCGCCTGGACTGGCCGCTGGTGCTTTCCACCAACTACGACGACCTGTACTGGGCGGCCCGCCAGGACACGCTGCGCGCCGAGACCCACCCGCCCGAGCCTCTGGCGGTGCTGGGCCGCTCGCTGTCGGATTGCCACCGGGTGCTGCGCTCGCTGTCCGAACCCAGCCGCCCGGTGCTGTGGGCCTTGCAAGGCTACCTGGGCGGTCAGTGCGCGCCGCCGGAAGCCTCGGTGCCCTCCGACGCCCGCCGCCGGACGCTGGCGCTGGAGGTGGTGGCCGGGCACCAGCAGTACCAGCGAGCCATCCACGCCGTGCCGCACTTTCGCCGCGCGTTCGGCGAGGTGTTTCGCCGCCGCTCGCTGCTGTTTTTGGGTTCGGGCCTGCTGGAAAACTACCTGGTCGACCTGTTCAGCGAGATCCTCTACCACCAGGGTCCCGGCCAGATGCCGCACTTCGCCCTGCTGCGGCGCGGCGGCGCCCCGGACCTGTACGACCCGGCCTTTTTGCAAACCCGCCTGGGGGTCGTGCCCGTGTTCTACGACGGGCACGACGAGGTCCCGGCCTTTCTGGAAAGGCTCGCCCACGACGTGCGCTGGACACGCGGCCCGCCGCCCCCCGCCGACTTCGCGCAGGTCGAGGAGATCAGCTATACCCTCCAGCCGCCCCCCTCGGACCACCCGGTGCGCCTGGTGCTGCGGCGGGGGCAGGTGTCGGCGGCGCAGGTGAACTGGGCCGCCGGGGACGCCCTGGTGCTCAGCGCGGGGCGCAGTGCCGGACGCCCGGTTCCGGGAAGCGGGGCACAGGCGCTCGGAGCGCTCGCCCCGTGTCCGGGCGTGAGCCTGCCGCTGGAACCCCGGCGCTGGGCGGCGTCCGCAGCGGGGTCCCAGGCCTTCCAGTACGGGGGCGCGGCCCTGTTCGCCGTGGTGGCGCGGACCTCGCACGAGGGGCGCAACGACCGCGACCTGAGCGTGATCGCCCCCGCCGTCTGCTCGGCCCTGCACGCCGTGGAGCGGACCGGGCAGTACCGCCGCGTGCATGTCCTGCCGGTGGCGGCGGGGCGCAGCGCGCACTGGAACCCCATTCACCCCTTCGCGCAGGTGCTGCGGGGGGTGCGGACGTTCGTCACCCAGGCGCCCGCCCGCACGCTGCGAGAGATCGTGCTGTACATCGACCATCCCGGCGTGTGGCAGCCGCTGATGGCCGGCAAGCTCCCGGTCAGCGCGCTGCTGTCCTCGGACATCGGGCAGTACACCGTGGACCTGCGCGACGCCGCCGGGGAGTCCGAGGTGCTGAGCGTCACCTCGCCCGACGCCACCTCCACGGTGGCCCGGCTCCTCGCCCTGTGCGGGCTGGCCAATCCCGGGGACTGGGAACTTCAGCTCGACCCCCCGCTGGCGGCGGCCCTGACGGTCACGGCGGACACGGTGGTGGTGCCGACGATGACCGTGCTGCTGCGCCCCCGGCCCCGGCCCGCGTGA
- the argR gene encoding arginine repressor: MLSKDQRQKRIQDIIARESVSTQAELVERLRAEGVQVTQATVSRDINELRLVRLPIGKGRHRYALAQVAGHQGVEEELGRLFQNFVKDVDRGENMLVIRTSDGHATGVALLLDRLRRDDIVGTIAGEDTIFVVARTTAEGEALMEELHTLMLG; the protein is encoded by the coding sequence GTGCTCAGCAAGGACCAGCGTCAGAAGCGAATTCAGGACATCATCGCCCGCGAGAGTGTCTCCACCCAGGCTGAGCTGGTCGAGCGGCTGCGCGCCGAGGGCGTGCAGGTCACCCAGGCGACCGTCAGCCGCGACATCAACGAGCTGCGGCTGGTGAGATTGCCCATCGGCAAGGGCCGTCACCGCTACGCGCTCGCGCAGGTGGCGGGCCACCAGGGCGTCGAGGAGGAACTTGGCCGCCTCTTTCAGAATTTCGTCAAGGACGTGGACCGCGGCGAGAACATGCTGGTGATCCGCACCTCCGACGGCCACGCGACCGGGGTGGCCCTCTTGCTCGACCGCCTGCGCCGCGACGACATCGTGGGCACCATCGCCGGGGAAGACACCATCTTCGTGGTCGCCCGCACCACCGCCGAGGGCGAGGCGCTGATGGAGGAGCTGCACACGCTGATGCTGGGGTGA
- the coaBC gene encoding bifunctional phosphopantothenoylcysteine decarboxylase/phosphopantothenate--cysteine ligase CoaBC, whose product MTVPALSVLAPPPLVLVIVGGSMAAVKAPPVLRRLRERGAGVRVIATRAALDFITELSLATAADGEVATDETWFAPRPDAQHLTLARADAVVVVGASADLLARAAGGHASDLASATLLSVQGPVLWVPAMNERMWRHPAVQANAERLRGWGHHFLGPEVGAFGSRGEGSGLGRMAEPEDIAGTVLALLAPPAPRDLAGLHVVVSAGPTREYLDPVRFISNPSSGKMGFAVAEEARDRGARVTLVTGPVTLPDPPGVEVVRIETALELRDAVREAAQAAQIVVMTAAVADYRAAERAGEKQAKVAGDVTVTLTPNPDILAELGQEKGGRVLVGFAMETHAGVERAAAKAARKNADFILLNYPTREGTAFGGDDNEVTLVRPDGSAEAWPRLSKREVARRLLDEAVRVRAGRTTDH is encoded by the coding sequence GTGACCGTGCCCGCCCTGTCCGTCCTGGCCCCGCCTCCCCTCGTTCTCGTGATCGTCGGGGGCAGCATGGCTGCCGTCAAGGCGCCCCCCGTGCTGCGGCGGCTGCGCGAGCGCGGGGCCGGGGTGCGCGTGATCGCCACCCGGGCCGCGCTGGACTTCATCACCGAACTCAGCCTGGCGACCGCCGCCGACGGCGAGGTCGCCACCGACGAGACCTGGTTCGCCCCGCGCCCCGACGCCCAGCACCTCACGCTGGCGCGGGCAGACGCGGTGGTCGTCGTGGGCGCCTCCGCCGACCTGCTGGCGCGGGCGGCGGGCGGGCACGCCTCCGACCTCGCCTCGGCCACGCTGCTGAGCGTTCAGGGGCCGGTGCTGTGGGTCCCGGCCATGAACGAGCGGATGTGGCGGCATCCGGCGGTGCAGGCCAACGCCGAGCGGCTGCGCGGCTGGGGCCACCACTTCCTGGGGCCGGAGGTCGGGGCGTTCGGCTCGCGCGGCGAGGGGTCGGGCCTGGGCCGCATGGCCGAGCCGGAAGACATCGCGGGGACGGTGCTGGCGCTGCTCGCCCCGCCCGCGCCGCGAGACCTCGCGGGCCTGCACGTCGTCGTCTCGGCCGGGCCGACCCGCGAATACCTCGACCCGGTGCGCTTTATCAGCAACCCGTCGAGCGGCAAGATGGGCTTCGCGGTGGCCGAGGAGGCGCGGGACCGGGGCGCCCGCGTGACGCTGGTGACCGGCCCGGTGACCCTCCCCGACCCGCCGGGAGTGGAAGTGGTCCGCATCGAGACGGCGCTGGAGCTGCGGGACGCGGTGCGGGAAGCCGCGCAAGCCGCACAGATCGTCGTGATGACGGCGGCGGTCGCCGACTACCGCGCCGCTGAGCGGGCAGGGGAGAAGCAGGCGAAAGTCGCGGGCGACGTGACGGTCACCCTCACGCCGAACCCCGACATCCTGGCCGAGCTGGGGCAAGAGAAGGGCGGGCGCGTGCTGGTGGGGTTTGCGATGGAGACGCACGCCGGGGTCGAGCGCGCCGCCGCCAAGGCCGCGCGCAAGAACGCCGACTTTATCCTGCTCAATTACCCCACCCGCGAGGGCACGGCCTTTGGCGGCGACGACAACGAGGTCACGCTGGTGCGCCCGGACGGTTCCGCCGAGGCCTGGCCGCGCCTGAGCAAGCGCGAGGTGGCCCGGCGGCTGCTGGACGAGGCGGTGCGGGTGCGCGCAGGCCGGACCACGGACCACTGA
- a CDS encoding M3 family oligoendopeptidase gives MTTTLNAVERVLTVSEEATRWNTFAPRYQALLAADLGADAVPGWLAEWSALDAEVGQAGSKLATHADLHTDDPQVQARYARFLEEVSPQVQRAEQALTEKLLAVPGYAPAPDFALAYRRFQDAAALFREANVELGVTHQAQMNRHGVITGNQTVTLHGEALTVPQARQRMDSPDRPAREAAWRALTLSAGEVAPQLDALMLELLDTRRQLAANADLPGFRDFMWRRLDRVDYTPQDCRAFHEAVRDEVVPLAARMMTDLAARLGLERVRPWDYNRNNLLDPQGREALKPFTSGAELETLAGAAFEGLDPALAGRFRQMREGGLLDLESRPGKMTHAYCQYFPVDNQPFVLMNVVGTAEDVRVLFHEVGHAFHGFLSGETQPLVWNRWSPIEFVEIPSMAMEFLTLDHLGHMFSPEELARYREKQLQGVVAFLPWAAQMDAFQHWLYAEAGERPSVADLDAKWLELDRTFHPFVNWDGLDEGVRAKGWQYYHVFQAPFYYIEYAMCYLAAVGIWREARQDPAGALARYQASLRLGNTVPVPELYRAAGVEFRFDRDHIRGLMAFLQGQLAGAGT, from the coding sequence ATGACCACAACCCTGAATGCGGTGGAGCGCGTGCTCACCGTTTCCGAAGAGGCGACCCGCTGGAACACCTTCGCGCCGCGTTACCAGGCGCTATTGGCCGCCGACCTCGGCGCGGACGCGGTTCCCGGCTGGCTGGCCGAGTGGAGCGCCCTGGACGCCGAGGTGGGGCAGGCGGGCAGCAAGCTCGCCACCCACGCCGACCTGCACACGGACGACCCGCAGGTGCAGGCCCGCTACGCCCGCTTTCTGGAGGAAGTCTCGCCGCAGGTTCAGCGCGCCGAGCAGGCCCTGACCGAAAAGCTGCTGGCGGTGCCTGGCTATGCGCCCGCCCCCGACTTCGCGCTGGCCTACCGCCGCTTTCAGGACGCCGCCGCCCTCTTCCGCGAGGCGAACGTGGAGCTGGGCGTGACGCACCAGGCGCAGATGAACCGCCACGGGGTGATTACCGGCAACCAGACCGTCACCCTGCACGGCGAGGCCCTGACCGTACCGCAGGCCCGCCAGCGGATGGACAGCCCCGACCGCCCGGCCCGCGAGGCCGCCTGGCGGGCGCTGACCCTGAGCGCGGGCGAGGTCGCCCCCCAGCTCGACGCCCTGATGCTGGAGCTGCTGGACACCCGCCGTCAGCTCGCGGCCAACGCCGACCTGCCGGGCTTTCGCGACTTCATGTGGCGGCGGCTCGACCGGGTGGACTACACGCCCCAGGACTGCCGCGCCTTTCACGAGGCCGTGCGGGATGAGGTCGTGCCTCTCGCCGCCCGGATGATGACGGACCTCGCCGCGCGGCTGGGCCTGGAACGCGTGCGGCCCTGGGACTACAACCGCAACAACCTGCTCGACCCCCAGGGGCGCGAGGCCCTGAAGCCTTTCACGAGCGGAGCCGAGCTGGAAACGCTGGCGGGGGCGGCCTTCGAGGGGCTGGACCCGGCGCTCGCCGGGCGCTTCAGGCAGATGCGGGAGGGGGGGCTGCTGGACCTCGAATCGCGCCCGGGCAAGATGACCCACGCCTACTGCCAGTATTTTCCGGTGGACAACCAGCCTTTCGTGCTGATGAACGTGGTGGGCACCGCCGAGGACGTGCGGGTGCTGTTTCACGAGGTCGGGCACGCCTTTCACGGCTTTCTCAGCGGCGAGACGCAGCCGCTGGTGTGGAACCGCTGGAGTCCCATCGAGTTCGTCGAGATTCCCTCCATGGCGATGGAGTTTTTGACGCTCGACCACCTGGGGCACATGTTCTCGCCGGAGGAACTCGCCCGCTACCGCGAAAAGCAGCTTCAGGGTGTGGTCGCCTTCCTGCCTTGGGCCGCGCAGATGGACGCCTTTCAGCACTGGCTGTACGCCGAGGCCGGGGAGCGTCCCAGCGTCGCCGACCTGGACGCCAAGTGGCTGGAACTCGACCGCACCTTCCACCCGTTCGTGAACTGGGACGGGCTGGACGAGGGCGTGCGCGCCAAGGGGTGGCAGTACTACCACGTCTTTCAGGCGCCCTTTTACTACATCGAGTACGCGATGTGTTACCTCGCCGCCGTGGGCATCTGGCGGGAAGCCCGCCAGGACCCGGCCGGGGCGCTGGCGCGCTATCAGGCCAGCCTGCGCCTGGGCAACACCGTCCCGGTGCCCGAGCTGTACCGCGCCGCCGGGGTCGAGTTCCGCTTCGACCGCGACCACATCCGGGGGCTGATGGCGTTTTTGCAAGGGCAGCTGGCGGGCGCCGGAACCTGA
- a CDS encoding universal stress protein translates to MTPMKLVVACDGSEPSLRALRRAVTLARAAGATLELISVIEEPPVSPFVQWAGLDADYVRGLLQENAERARDAALAITREAGVQAEFRILRGRPVAELLAAAQGADLLVLGTHGHRGMDRILLGSVAETLLRRAEVPLLVVP, encoded by the coding sequence ATGACACCCATGAAACTGGTCGTCGCCTGTGACGGAAGTGAACCTAGCCTGCGCGCCCTGCGCCGGGCCGTGACGCTGGCCCGCGCGGCGGGCGCCACGCTCGAGCTGATCAGCGTGATCGAGGAACCGCCGGTCAGCCCCTTTGTGCAGTGGGCCGGGCTGGACGCCGACTATGTGCGCGGCCTGCTGCAAGAAAACGCCGAGCGCGCCCGAGACGCGGCGCTGGCGATCACCCGGGAGGCCGGGGTGCAGGCCGAGTTCCGCATCCTGCGCGGGCGCCCGGTGGCCGAGTTGCTCGCCGCCGCGCAGGGCGCCGACCTGCTGGTGCTGGGCACCCACGGCCACCGGGGGATGGACCGCATCCTGCTGGGCAGCGTGGCCGAGACCCTGCTGCGCCGCGCCGAGGTGCCGCTGCTCGTCGTGCCGTGA
- a CDS encoding GNAT family N-acetyltransferase has product MTTLSLPVAPFDPGSALPEARLAVGRLLADAYALAYPDDPPLLPEREALSLTHVTPDEAAAHFVVWDGQVLGERALGWGSLEYSLTQNRHAAHARLTVHPEARRRGLGRSLAHALREAARREGRRVVTFGTTDRAPAGEAFARSLGAEAALPMRQSRLDLEALSPELLDRWSTRPAGDPYRLHLWTRLPDEFLPRAADLMMVMNTAPKGELEMDDWTVTPEMIRAWETMIAESGEVRWLLAAEDTRTGELVGYTETFWTPERAALVYQGATAVRPQARGQGLGKWLKAAMLRHVQAACPGARWVRTNNADENAAMLGINVALGFVPWASFTEWQLRLA; this is encoded by the coding sequence ATGACCACACTTTCCCTCCCCGTGGCTCCCTTTGATCCCGGATCGGCGCTTCCGGAAGCGCGGCTCGCGGTGGGCCGCCTGCTGGCCGACGCCTACGCCCTGGCCTACCCGGACGACCCCCCGCTGCTGCCCGAGCGCGAGGCCCTGAGCCTGACCCACGTCACGCCCGACGAGGCGGCGGCGCATTTCGTGGTCTGGGACGGCCAGGTGCTTGGCGAACGGGCGCTGGGCTGGGGCAGCCTGGAGTACAGCCTGACCCAGAACCGGCATGCCGCGCACGCCCGGCTGACCGTGCACCCGGAGGCGCGCCGCCGGGGCCTGGGCCGCAGCCTCGCCCACGCCCTGCGGGAAGCGGCCCGGCGCGAGGGCCGCCGGGTGGTGACCTTTGGCACGACCGACCGGGCGCCCGCCGGGGAAGCGTTCGCCCGCAGCCTGGGCGCCGAAGCCGCCCTGCCGATGCGCCAGAGCCGCCTGGACCTGGAGGCCCTTTCCCCGGAGCTGCTGGACCGCTGGAGCACCCGCCCGGCGGGGGACCCCTACCGCCTGCACCTGTGGACGCGCTTGCCGGACGAGTTCCTGCCCCGCGCCGCCGACCTGATGATGGTGATGAACACGGCCCCCAAGGGCGAGCTGGAGATGGACGACTGGACGGTCACGCCGGAGATGATCCGCGCCTGGGAAACCATGATCGCCGAGTCGGGCGAGGTCCGCTGGCTGCTGGCCGCCGAGGATACCCGCACGGGCGAGCTGGTCGGCTACACCGAGACCTTCTGGACCCCCGAACGTGCCGCGCTGGTCTACCAGGGCGCGACCGCCGTCCGCCCGCAGGCGCGCGGGCAGGGGCTGGGCAAGTGGCTCAAGGCCGCCATGCTGCGCCACGTGCAGGCCGCCTGCCCCGGCGCCCGCTGGGTCCGCACCAACAACGCCGACGAGAACGCCGCGATGCTGGGCATCAACGTGGCGCTGGGATTCGTGCCGTGGGCCAGCTTCACCGAGTGGCAGCTGCGGCTGGCCTAA
- a CDS encoding ketosteroid isomerase-related protein, which produces MTSPDAQAQALDLVTRYYGAFNAGDAAGMLGLLAEDVRHDINEGETQVGVEPFRAFLDKMDAHYRERAEDLVVMATPDGRRAAAEFVIHGEYLKTDPGLPEAAGQTYVLPVGAFFEVREGKIARVTNLYNLSEWTRQVSAEQGGA; this is translated from the coding sequence ATGACGTCTCCCGATGCGCAGGCCCAGGCCCTCGACCTCGTGACCCGCTACTACGGCGCGTTCAACGCCGGGGACGCCGCTGGCATGCTGGGACTGCTGGCCGAAGACGTGCGCCACGACATCAACGAGGGCGAGACGCAAGTCGGTGTGGAGCCTTTTCGCGCCTTTCTGGACAAGATGGACGCCCACTACCGCGAGCGCGCCGAGGATCTCGTGGTGATGGCGACCCCGGACGGAAGGCGCGCCGCCGCCGAGTTCGTGATTCACGGCGAGTACCTCAAGACCGACCCCGGCCTGCCCGAGGCGGCGGGGCAGACCTACGTGCTGCCAGTGGGCGCCTTTTTCGAGGTCAGGGAGGGCAAGATCGCCCGGGTGACGAACCTCTACAACCTGTCGGAGTGGACCCGGCAGGTGAGCGCCGAGCAGGGCGGCGCTTGA
- a CDS encoding GNAT family N-acetyltransferase gives MSLTLTPVGGDELRAALPDLARLRTEVFRDFPYLYQGSAGYEERYLQTYLEAPGALLLLVRDGAEVVGASTALPLIHETADLQRPFLASEFGPAQVLYLGESVLRSGYRGRGLGHRFFDEREAHARRLGLPVTAFCAVQRPADHPARPRDYRPLDPFWKARGYLERPDLETTLSWQDLGEAGETPKPMRFWVRRA, from the coding sequence TTGAGCCTCACCCTGACCCCGGTGGGGGGAGACGAGCTGCGGGCGGCGCTTCCCGACCTCGCCCGGCTGCGCACCGAGGTCTTCCGGGACTTTCCGTACCTGTACCAGGGCAGCGCCGGGTACGAGGAGCGCTACCTCCAGACCTACCTGGAAGCCCCCGGCGCCCTGCTGCTGCTGGTGCGCGACGGCGCCGAGGTGGTGGGGGCGAGCACGGCCCTGCCGCTCATTCACGAGACGGCAGACCTCCAGCGCCCCTTTCTGGCCTCCGAGTTCGGTCCCGCCCAGGTGCTCTACCTCGGGGAAAGTGTGCTGCGGTCCGGGTACCGGGGCCGGGGGTTGGGGCACCGCTTTTTCGACGAGCGGGAGGCGCACGCGCGGCGCCTTGGCCTGCCGGTCACGGCCTTTTGCGCGGTGCAGCGCCCGGCCGACCACCCCGCCCGGCCCAGGGACTACCGCCCGCTGGACCCCTTCTGGAAGGCACGCGGCTACCTGGAGCGCCCCGACCTCGAAACCACCCTGAGCTGGCAGGACCTGGGCGAGGCGGGCGAGACGCCCAAGCCGATGCGCTTCTGGGTGCGGCGGGCGTAA